The sequence GAGGGCCACGACCTCCGGCCACCAGGCCGCGGTCCGGGAGCCGGCCGGGGGCGGCTCGCTCAAGCCCTGCTGCATCCCCTTGTGCAGCTCGCTGAAGCGCCGGTACAGCCTGCGCCGCTGCCGCGCCGGCTGCCGCCCGGCCTCGAACGCCGCCTGCAGGTAGTCGGCGGCGGCCGTCACGGTGCCGGCCAGCCTGCCGCGCACCCGCACCCGCCAGCTCCCCGGCCAGAGCGCGTACCCGGCGACGAGCACGATCGCGCAGCCGATGAGCGTGTCGTACAGGCGTGCCGGCAGCACCATGCCCAGCGGGGCCGGAGCGGCCGACTCGACCAGGATCAGCACGAGCGGGGTGATGGCGGTGCTCATCATGGCGTAGCTCCGGTCGATGCCGATCCGGGCGACCGCGCCGAGCGCGAAGACCACGGGTACCGTCGGCCAGCCCGGGGGGACGAGCAGGAGCAGGACGCCGCCCACGGCCACGCCGGCCAGCGTGCCCAGGGCGCGGAGCACGGCGCGGCCGAACACCGAGCCGAAGTCGGGCTTGAAGACGAGCGTCACGGTCATGGGCACCCAGTAGGAGTGCGGCACCGCGACCACGGAGACCAGCACGGTGGCGATGCCCATGCACAGGGCGAGCCGCAGCGCGTAGCCCAGGGTGTCCGGCGAGGTCAGCACGGCGGAGAGGTCCCGCCCCCAGCGCCGCCCCGGCGGGGCGGCCGGCGGCGCCGCGTCGCCGCGCAGGCAGGACACCGCGTACGCCAGGGCGCGGGAGAAGATCCTCTCGTCGGCGGTCTCCGGCCGCCGCTCCGGCGGGGGGATCCCGTGCGCTCCCGAGGCGACGGCGCGGGCCAGGGCCGTCACCGGCGCGCTCGCGCCGGGCGGGAAGGCGTCGCCGTGCCGGAGCATGGTCGCGACCGCCTCCAGCAGCGGTTGCGCGGCGTTGAGCATGCCCATCAGCCGGACGCTCTCGGAGTCGCGTCCGGGGGCCGACAGGCGGTATCCGGTCAGCACGTCGTAGGCGTCGCTCACGGCCGGGGCCAGGACCGTCCAGGCGCGCCCGGCGTCACCGGCGTCCATCATGGCGGCGATCTCCCGGTACACCCGGGCGACGGCGGCGCGCTCCGCCGTACCGGCGCGCACCGGCCAGGCGGCCAGCGCGAGCACCAGCACACCCGCCCCGCCCGCCATATAGAGCAGCGGCGGCCACCACCAGGGCTCGCGCAGCGGGAGCGCGGACCACACCGACGCCGTCACCAGGAGGTTCATTCCGGCGGCCGACAGGGCCGAGCCGATCGCGCTGATCGCGCCGGACACGAACGCCGCCCCGACGAGCGCCGCCACGGTCCACCAGCCCCGGTCGTGGAACGCCACGCCGGTCGCCGTCCCCACCGCGCCGCCGAGCACCGCGACCGTGATGTGGACCAGGCGGAGCCGGTAGGAGGGGTGCCGGTCCCGCATCGCGGCGGCGAGCGCGCCGGTGGCCAGGAGCATCCCCATCCGGGGGTTGCCCGCGACGACCCCGGCCGCCACCCCGGCCGAGATGACCGCGCCGGCCCGCACCGCGGCGGCCCAGGGGACGGGGACCCTCTTCGGGCGGAGGGTACGGCTGAGCCACCCGTCCGCCGTGACGTCCATCCCCGCGGTCTAGCCCGTGCCGAACTGCAGATCCGAGCCGGCGAGCTGCTCGGCCTCGGTCTCCTTCAGGCGGAAGAGCCTGTCGACGACCTTGCCGATCACGAAGGTGACCACGAAGCAGTAGACGGCCACCACCACGATGGACAGCGCCTGCTTGCCGAGCAGCGCGCCGCTGCCGCCGTAGAACAGGCCGGCCGTCCCGACCACGCCGGTCGAGAAGAACCCGATCAGCAGCGTGCCCACGATGCCGCCCATGCCGTGCACGCCGACCACGTCCAGGGTGTCGTCGTAGCCGAGGACGAACTTCCACTCGACGGCCATGGAGCAGAGGGCGGCGGCCACGATGCCGATCACCAGGGCGCCTTCGGCGTTCACGTAGGCGCAGGAAGGCGTGATGGCGACCAGTCCGGCGACGGCCCCGGTGGCCGAGCCCAGCTTGCTGAGCCTGCGGGAACGGAGCCACTCCAGGAACATCCAGGTCAGCATGCCGACACAGCCCGCGATCATGGTGCTCAGGAACGCCGTCACCGCGGTCGGGCCGTCGTTCAGCGCCGATCCGCCGTTGAAGCCGAACCAGCCGAACCACAGCAGGGCCAGGCCGAGCATGACCAGCGGGATGTTGCTGGGCTGGGGCGGCTCACCGCGCCGGTACCGGATGCCGGGTCCCAGGGCCATGGCCAGGGCCAGGCCCGCCATGCCCGAGTTGAGCTCGACCACCAGCCCGCCGGCGAAGTCGAGCGTGCCCATCCGGTGGATCCAGCCGGAGCTGTCGAAGACCCAGTGCGCAATCGGGAAGTAGACCAGGGTGACCCAGACCACCGAGAAGATCATCCATGGCCCCACGCGGATGCGCCCGGCCACCGAGCCGCTGATCAGCGCGACGGTGATGATGGCGAAGGTGAGCTGGAAGAGCGCGTAGGCGTAGGTCGGGACCGAACCCGTCAGGTCGGTGGGCCTGATGTTCGCGAAGCGGAAGTCGCCGAATCCGATCAGGCCGAGCCCGCCCGCGTCCGGGCCGAAGACGAGCCCGTAGCCGTAGGCGAACCACAGGACGGTCACCAGGCTGATCGAGACGAAGCTCATGAAGAGCATGCTGAAGACGTTCTTCGAACGGACCATGCCGCCGTAGAAGAAGGCGAGCCCCGGTGTCATCAGCAGCACCATCGCGGTGCTCACCAGCACCCAGGCGGAATCGCCGGTATTCAATCCGGTAGGCATCGTCGAACCTCGCTTAGGGCCGCTTCCGATCTGTCGGTTAATGATCGGAAGCACTCTTGGTGAAACGCCGCATTCGAGGATTTTGACGCTAATAAAACAGTGAAGGTGGAGTTAGGTAAGAAATAGGTATTGGCATGATTAAAAGCCCTTCTGCCTGGTGGTCCGTCGAGCGGCCCCGGGAATGACAGGCCGGGACGGCTCCACTCGGCCGGTAACCGCCGAACGAGGAGAATTCGGGAAGGCCGACGTGACATCGACGACTCCGGTGGCGACCGCTCCGCACTTGCGAGACCTGAAACCGCTCACCCTGCTCGTCGCGGTGGTCCGCGGGATCGGCCAGGTCGACTTCATGGCCAGCCCATGGACCGGGCTCGTCTTCATCGTCGCCCTGGCCGCCGGCAACTGGCGCTACGCCGTCTACGGAGTGCTGGGCTCGGCGGTGGCCACGCTCACCGCCTACGCCTTCGGCGCCGCGCGCGACCGGGTCGAGCTGGGTCTCGAAGGGTTCAGCGGCACCCTCATCGGCGTCGCGTTCGTCCTCTACTTCGGGATGAGCTGGATGACCACGCTCCTGGTCGTCGCGGGGTGCGTGGCGGGCAGCGTGGTCACCTCCGCGCTGGTCACCCTGCTCAAACCGTTCAACCTGCCGACCTTCACCGCGCCGTTCTGCATCATCACCAGCGTGATGCTGCTCGCGGCTCCCTCCTTCGAGCGCGTCAGGCAGGGCGTGACCGGCCCCGCGCTCCCGTCCGCGGCGACCGGCCGCACGGCGCTCACCTGGAACGACATCTGGCAGGGCATGTTCAACGGCATCGGCCAGGTCTTCTTCCAGAACAAGTGGTACGTCGGGCTCGTCTTCCTGGTCGGGCTGGTGGTGGGCAGCTGGATCGCCGCCGTCGCCGCGGTGGTCGCCAGCCTGGTGGGGATGGCGGTCGCCTGGGTGCTGGGCGCGCCCGCCGCCGACATCGCCGCCGGCCTGTACGGCTACAACGCCGTCCTGGTGGGGATG comes from Streptosporangium roseum DSM 43021 and encodes:
- a CDS encoding FUSC family protein, whose product is MDVTADGWLSRTLRPKRVPVPWAAAVRAGAVISAGVAAGVVAGNPRMGMLLATGALAAAMRDRHPSYRLRLVHITVAVLGGAVGTATGVAFHDRGWWTVAALVGAAFVSGAISAIGSALSAAGMNLLVTASVWSALPLREPWWWPPLLYMAGGAGVLVLALAAWPVRAGTAERAAVARVYREIAAMMDAGDAGRAWTVLAPAVSDAYDVLTGYRLSAPGRDSESVRLMGMLNAAQPLLEAVATMLRHGDAFPPGASAPVTALARAVASGAHGIPPPERRPETADERIFSRALAYAVSCLRGDAAPPAAPPGRRWGRDLSAVLTSPDTLGYALRLALCMGIATVLVSVVAVPHSYWVPMTVTLVFKPDFGSVFGRAVLRALGTLAGVAVGGVLLLLVPPGWPTVPVVFALGAVARIGIDRSYAMMSTAITPLVLILVESAAPAPLGMVLPARLYDTLIGCAIVLVAGYALWPGSWRVRVRGRLAGTVTAAADYLQAAFEAGRQPARQRRRLYRRFSELHKGMQQGLSEPPPAGSRTAAWWPEVVALQRISAAIIEAAVQARSGAAVPSSGDVTATVAGLRRLAAAVQDWPAPASPGPLPGSGPLAGVAQEIRTAWSALPGGRPRGPGARTAG
- a CDS encoding ammonium transporter yields the protein MPTGLNTGDSAWVLVSTAMVLLMTPGLAFFYGGMVRSKNVFSMLFMSFVSISLVTVLWFAYGYGLVFGPDAGGLGLIGFGDFRFANIRPTDLTGSVPTYAYALFQLTFAIITVALISGSVAGRIRVGPWMIFSVVWVTLVYFPIAHWVFDSSGWIHRMGTLDFAGGLVVELNSGMAGLALAMALGPGIRYRRGEPPQPSNIPLVMLGLALLWFGWFGFNGGSALNDGPTAVTAFLSTMIAGCVGMLTWMFLEWLRSRRLSKLGSATGAVAGLVAITPSCAYVNAEGALVIGIVAAALCSMAVEWKFVLGYDDTLDVVGVHGMGGIVGTLLIGFFSTGVVGTAGLFYGGSGALLGKQALSIVVVAVYCFVVTFVIGKVVDRLFRLKETEAEQLAGSDLQFGTG
- a CDS encoding urea transporter; the encoded protein is MTSTTPVATAPHLRDLKPLTLLVAVVRGIGQVDFMASPWTGLVFIVALAAGNWRYAVYGVLGSAVATLTAYAFGAARDRVELGLEGFSGTLIGVAFVLYFGMSWMTTLLVVAGCVAGSVVTSALVTLLKPFNLPTFTAPFCIITSVMLLAAPSFERVRQGVTGPALPSAATGRTALTWNDIWQGMFNGIGQVFFQNKWYVGLVFLVGLVVGSWIAAVAAVVASLVGMAVAWVLGAPAADIAAGLYGYNAVLVGMALAGIFVVLTPVGGVYAVVGAIAATGLTAALTTFFTPFGGHTLTWPFVLVTWTFLAAVPALAWLRRAG